From the genome of Vicia villosa cultivar HV-30 ecotype Madison, WI linkage group LG2, Vvil1.0, whole genome shotgun sequence, one region includes:
- the LOC131646071 gene encoding uncharacterized protein LOC131646071 — protein sequence MHIPVSIAKWNLKSEKLDAKKKAIWDELQRTFEIPDDRRRYILSLAGKRYRGWKAFLTNTYLKDKDGNFLEEAPGRPKKYEIFIDEKDWAEFVKQRDEDFRKRSATNSARASKPAYPYKKGRLGYARLEDKILEETKSEETSLPVHVLWKEARVGKNQAVDPDVQRVYTECVSIMLCL from the exons atgcatattccggtctccatagctaaatggaatctgaaaagcgaaaagttggatgcgaaaaaaaaagcgatttgggacgagcttcag aggacttttgagataccagatgatcgtagacgctacatacttagtttggccggaaaaagatatagagggtggaaagcttttttgacaaacacctatcttaaggataaagatggaaactttcttgaagaggcaccgggacggccaaaaaagtatgagatcttcattgatgaaaaagattgggctgagtttgtaaagcaaagagatgaagattttcggaaaaggagtgccacgaatagtgcgagagcatccaaacccgcgtatccatacaaaaaagggcgtttgggatatgcacgcttagaggataaaatt ttagaggagactaaaagtgaggaaacgtcacttcctgtacatgtgttgtggaaggaagctcgtgtgggcaagaatcaagctgtcgatcccgatgttcagagagtttatactgaatgtgtaagtataatgctgtgtctttaa